In Coleofasciculus sp. FACHB-T130, one DNA window encodes the following:
- a CDS encoding nuclear transport factor 2 family protein, whose product MPILNADFALSFARSWIEGWNQHDIDAVLSHYADDFELASPLIPSITEESSGVLRGKADVRAYWKKGLAQIPDLYFELKEVLTGVDSLTLYYRGHRGMVTEVLWFDSTGKVKKAWVCYAIDITREGEL is encoded by the coding sequence GTGCCAATCCTGAACGCAGATTTCGCATTAAGCTTTGCCCGCAGTTGGATCGAGGGCTGGAATCAACATGACATCGATGCTGTCCTAAGCCACTACGCGGATGACTTCGAGTTGGCTTCCCCTTTGATCCCATCGATTACTGAAGAATCTAGCGGCGTTCTACGTGGCAAGGCGGATGTGAGAGCCTACTGGAAGAAGGGGTTAGCGCAAATTCCTGACCTTTATTTTGAACTGAAAGAAGTCTTGACGGGTGTAGATAGCCTCACGCTCTATTACCGAGGGCATCGGGGCATGGTGACTGAAGTGCTATGGTTTGACAGTACTGGAAAGGTAAAGAAAGCTTGGGTTTGTTACGCCATTGATATAACAAGGGAGGGTGAGTTGTGA
- a CDS encoding DUF3611 family protein: MQTHSDTHSPSPTKQKISNIFRLVGWIAFWVELGLAVASGIALLFAISGRNFANEANPALGVGIFWAICGLFALLFGVFLAFRYTRIAKGLANPNSAVHPSKADTVQVLRLALITGLVGILLCLLGGGASMGVLLAKSVSQPPGVAITDPYKIIRALDVFVVLANFNGIAGHFVNVVTALGLLKWVHNQ; this comes from the coding sequence ATGCAAACTCACTCAGACACCCACTCACCTTCCCCAACTAAACAAAAAATCTCCAATATTTTTCGTCTGGTAGGCTGGATTGCCTTCTGGGTCGAATTAGGATTGGCAGTTGCTTCTGGCATCGCTTTATTATTTGCTATCTCTGGTCGTAACTTTGCCAATGAAGCAAATCCTGCCCTAGGAGTCGGTATATTTTGGGCAATTTGTGGACTTTTCGCACTGTTATTCGGTGTCTTCTTAGCTTTCCGCTACACTCGCATCGCTAAAGGTTTAGCAAATCCTAATTCGGCTGTGCATCCCTCCAAAGCCGATACCGTTCAAGTCCTGCGACTAGCGTTAATTACAGGTTTGGTGGGGATTTTGTTATGTCTGTTGGGTGGTGGAGCGAGTATGGGAGTCTTACTAGCAAAATCTGTATCCCAACCTCCAGGTGTGGCAATCACCGACCCCTACAAAATCATTCGGGCGCTTGATGTTTTTGTGGTGTTAGCGAATTTTAATGGGATTGCCGGTCACTTTGTAAATGTTGTCACTGCTCTAGGGCTGCTCAAGTGGGTGCATAATCAGTAA
- a CDS encoding ion transporter, translating into MSNLSPSEKRELKKEQGEVLQQLEDWLETPMLLLGFGWLALLVVELIWGLNPLLEIISNVIWIVFILDFALRLVLAPYKFIYLKQNWLTALSLLLPALRVFRITRVFRLLRASRGLRLVRVISSLNRGMRSLRASMSRRGFGYIIALTLVVTLVGAAGMYAFESNTPDGRGLNDYGAALWWTAMIMTTMGSEYWPQTPEGRVLCLILSLYAFAVFGYVTATLATFFVGRDAEDEQAEVAGAKSIAALHEEIVALRAEIQALSRQKPEA; encoded by the coding sequence ATGAGCAATCTGAGTCCATCTGAAAAACGGGAACTCAAAAAAGAACAAGGTGAGGTTCTGCAACAGTTGGAAGACTGGCTAGAAACACCCATGCTATTGCTCGGCTTTGGGTGGCTGGCGTTGTTGGTCGTCGAACTGATCTGGGGCTTAAATCCCCTGCTGGAAATCATCAGCAACGTCATCTGGATCGTTTTTATCCTAGACTTCGCCTTACGATTAGTTCTGGCTCCTTACAAATTTATTTATCTCAAGCAAAACTGGCTCACAGCCCTCTCCTTACTGTTGCCAGCGTTGCGCGTCTTCCGAATTACCCGCGTGTTTCGCTTACTGAGAGCCAGCCGGGGGCTGCGACTGGTACGTGTCATCAGTTCTCTGAATCGCGGTATGCGATCGCTCCGAGCCAGCATGAGTCGTCGTGGTTTTGGCTACATCATCGCGCTGACGCTGGTGGTAACGCTGGTGGGAGCCGCAGGGATGTATGCTTTTGAAAGCAATACCCCTGATGGGCGCGGACTGAATGACTACGGTGCTGCACTGTGGTGGACAGCAATGATTATGACAACGATGGGATCGGAATACTGGCCTCAGACTCCAGAAGGTCGGGTACTCTGCTTGATCCTATCGTTGTATGCTTTTGCAGTGTTTGGCTATGTAACGGCAACCCTCGCCACCTTCTTTGTCGGACGCGATGCGGAAGACGAACAAGCAGAAGTAGCAGGTGCTAAATCTATCGCCGCGTTGCATGAAGAAATCGTTGCATTGCGGGCTGAGATTCAGGCGCTTTCCCGTCAGAAACCAGAAGCATGA